The Malus domestica chromosome 10, GDT2T_hap1 nucleotide sequence ttgtaacatacatataaataattatcacattaatttcggggacttcgatcaaaaattgaaaaccaacaaaatttcagtcaaagaatattcatagttatggaccgcatccaaagtctcccttcgatTTATTTGTCATTCTGTAAAGACTTTAAAGAAGAGAGGATACCCTTAATTACGTAAGCTATATGTCTATTACAAACTATGTGTGATTAGCTCAACAATATTTCCTTCCCTTTATGTAGGAGAAAATCTTCGGTGCAGTTATCTAGCAATGACAACTCTCATATCGGATGCTCAACAATATTTCCTTGCCTTTATGTAAGAGAAAAACTTCGGTGCAGTTACCTAACAATGACAACTCCCACGTCGGATTAGACCAACAAGGGATCAAGTAGAACTAAAGTTCAGGAGGTTActtattttttacaaaaatgacTTACAGATAACATGGTTGGACAGTTCTATCCAAAATTTTCTCCTTAAGACCGTAAAATCACCATTTATGACAACTTCCTTTAGAAAGAAGACTAAAGCAAATATTAATCGTGAGAAACATTCTTATAAATCACGATCATCCAAACAATGGAAATAATGCaaaactttcttttcttttcttttcctctttaTTTCTCCGTCTCTGTCAAATTGTTATTGCTATTTCTAGTTTCTACTACAATTTATCTGTTCAACCCGTTGCTACAGAATATCCCGAAGCATTGGGACTTTGTGTTCAATGCATCTGTTCAGCCCATTACTTGTGTTGGTACAGGTTtttatttgatttcttttttagaagaaaaaagggaaaaactaCTCCTTCCACATCCAAAAGAGTttaagtactggtttggtactgagatgCTATTATAAAAGGTGGGTATCaaaaaaaagttgagctcaaaaaggtgtttggtaaacacttaaaaacaacttattttcacagttttaggtgaaaaaaagctgaaaacgtgaagcagcaaaaatgagtttattctcacagcacagcagaagcagtttttttttcaaagcataacaataccaaaccagctctAAACCCCATACCTAGCCATTGTTCAAAGCTACaaattaagtgttttttttttaaattcacttgcatttttactaataaaattagtttcaaaaacaattttatcgaaagcgttttcaatcattttaaaagtatttccaaACGAGCTCTAAACACttgttcatttgatttcttttttagACTGTTCTAGTAAAACCTTAGGAAATGTGAATGTATTGGCAGAATGTTCTGCCCACCATCCTTGTCGGAGGTCGAAATTTCCACCAGGGATGTTGACATTCATTGTGAAAACAGATATTTGTGAATATGGAAATAATTTTTGGACATtgttttcagcacattcctgtttttttttttttttatcatttttttactttatatgatttaaagattaaaaatgaataagaatacatgaagagaaaaatatttgtgaaaatcatTCCTGCGTGAACAAACCCATATAACAAAGATTTTTTTCCCATTACTATAAGCTTTTAATCACCTAAGATTCGGGATTCAAATATTTCTAATCAGGACTTTATAAAAGTAAATATCACGTTCCACGTGTCACAAGATATAGAGGGTTCTATATCGAAGGGTCATACCTCTCGTCTTCTTTTCTTCCACCAATTTAGCTTATGTATAGGAGTCACAAGCAGGAGATCGATGAAAAGGTTTTCATCTCTCCCTATCTTAAATTACAAACTCATTGAATTATAGACATCTCTCTTATTTTCACCCCTTAGATAGTGCCAAAACCAGGAGAATAATTCTAACAACAATATATGTCGTAGATTATACAATGTTTATGTCCACCATGACAGGTTGGAACACTCAACCACCATCCGTGAACATATAAACAATATGAATCTCCGGTAGATTGGATTAGATAGTATGCAACCAATTGATAATAAATCAATTTGTAATTTATTTACACGAATTTTTTAGTCAAATAGATGAGCAATaacaatcaaacaaaagaaTCAACAGAAAGAGAAATtgattgaaacaaacaaacaaaatattggGTCCCTTTGGGCACCAAAAGATCAATCAACACAAAAGCAAGATGAAATTCACTGCTCAGAAGACAAAGCCACCGCCCACATTTCAATTTATCATTCCTCAAAACACCTCTTCAAATCAACACTGTTTAATTACAGTTTATACTGTTTAATTGCGAATTACAATctaatacatataaaaaaatttaaattacaaaaacTATCTTATACACACGTCTAATTCTCATTTGCCTGTAAAAAGATATAACCGAGCCAAATATTTTCTTTAGAAATATACTACAACGTACTCGCACGTGTACTTGTTACAACGCAATTAcaataaaaaaccctaaatttccaAATCGTGCTTGGTACCCAATTCTCATCATATACTAATAACAGCAactttttttgaacaaaaagtCGTGGCAttaattccactttgaatttaaagaaaaaaagaaaccaaATAGTTTTCATGTCATACTTTCCAATTCAATCCATCTCCAAACTGCTCAAAATAGTTGCCACTTGACCAATTGAAGGCCTGCTTTTTCTGGAATTACCAACACAAGCGGTAGCAACTTTAGCCAATCTAACAAGAGGCAAAATCTCAGAAGGGATCGCAAGACGGGGGTCCAAAAACTCACTAAACCTCTTTTCCTTGATCAATGGCAATGACCAATTCACAAGCCTCCCCTCGTCACACAACCTACCACTCAAAAGCTCCAACAAAACCACACCAAATCCGTACACGTCGCTTTCCTTGCAAGCGCCGCCTCCTCCTCCTAGCCCGCCATCCCAATACTCGTCGTCCACGTGTCCCAACAGGCCTCTCTTCTCTTGGGGAGCCAAAAACGATAGCCCATAATCACACAACCTAGCACAAAAGTTGACATCTATCAAAATATTTGAAGCCTTGACACACCCATGTATTATGTTTGGAGCCACCCCTTCATGCAAATACTCAAGCCCTTTGGCTGCCCCTGCTGCAATCTTCAGCCTGTGGTTCCAGTCCAACGACGCGCCATCTGAATTTTGATGCAAATAGTAGTCTAAGCACACCATGCCTACAAACTCCATCACTATAATCCTCTCACCTGGGCCTTCTGAGTACCCAATAATCGGCACTATATTGGGGTGCTGAGCTAGAGATATTGACCTAAGTATTCTAGAAAACCCAAAACCTGCATTGCTCAAAACATGCCTAGAGTGAATTCTTTTCACCGCTGCTATTTGCCCCTTCTCGAATATGGCGGCATAGACGGTCCCGAAACGGCCTTCTCCGACAATTCTCCGATGATTGAAACCGTCTGTGGCAACATCTATGTTGGTCAAGGGATACACTTGAGCACTAGGCTTGGTTGGTGGTGGTGTTTCTTGGGTTTGGACTGGTTTTTTCTTGCAGAGGAGGATGAGAGTGAGGACAGCACCAAGAATAACAGTGGATGTGCAAAGTAAGGATATGATAATAAGATAGGCAACATGTTTACTGTGGTTCATCATGTTTTGATCTGGTCTGATCAGATTGATTGGAAAACAAGGGAAGAGAAGAAGAtggatataatatatatatatatatatgtgtgtgtgtgtgtgtacgtatatataaatattggtTTCAAATATGGTGAGCTTACAAACTAACAAAGAGTTAGACTAGATGAAATTTGAAAGAGAAAGTAAGAAAAAGTTAGACTAGGGTGGATTGGTAAGAAACTTGGAAGTCTCTGGGTCATAGTTTAGTTATATGTTGGTTCATAGTTGGCCTCCTCCTCATCATCATTTTGAAAGTGATCTTTAATTTCCAAGTCCATGTCAGAGAAAACTTTTGGAAAACGCAAGGACTATGGCTTGGTTTGGTACCGAGGTAATTCTGAAAAAAGTTGGTATCAAAAAAAGTTGGGagttttttggtgtttggtaaacattcagcttcagcttttttttcacaattttgggtgaaaaaaaagaagtcaaaaacacaaagctgcaaaacccagctttgaaaaaccagatttttcacatttgttttacataaaagtttaccaaacactataatactgttttttttttcataagcacttttacaaaaaagtttaccaaacactttgctgctttatttcacagctgcttattctcacagcacagtagaagcagttttttttcaaatcatagcaataccaaaccagcccttaatctTAGAAAATTTTGTGCTTTGATCATGCTTAGGTATGATTTGGGTTCCTTAATTTCTCCTAAAATAGAAAAAGCAATAAAAAATAGTATTAAGATTAAAATGTGACTTCAAGGAGCTTAATATCTCTAAAATATCCTAAGTTAATGTGAATATAGTAATTTTTTCAGTCAGAAATACGAATAGGAGAACTTAAATAGTTTGTAATTAAACTCAGTATTGTCTCTAAGCTCTTGCTTATTTCTTTCTAACCACattttttcatgttttaatCTAACAGTTCGTAAACTCCTTCCTTAAATAGGACAACTTAAAACCAGTAAACGTCTTTTCTAAGTTAATTCAAGACTAATAATTATATGTCTAGTTAGGCAGCAGCAATATAAACAAGTCAAAACAAACGActacaaacaaaacacaattctcaactatttgtttatttttatcaataattttaaagattatttttcttgattgaTAATAAGTCAATTATAAAGATACGTTGCACCAATAAATATCGAACTCTCTACAAATACGTATAGTCTTTGCATGTTAATTGCCATTTTATTTTGGTTATGTTGAGTTATAAACTTTCCTGGTATGAGAAGGAGCATTGAACTATGTTCTTACCAATTTCAGATTCTCATTTCGATAAGGCCCAATAGATTACAATTTATCTGTTAAATGGGCTCCATAAGGCCCATGTTTTGTATTGGATTTCTTTTTAACAATTTTCTGACGCTCGGGTGAAATAGCCATTGAGGGCCAGTGGTAGGAATTAGGATATAACCTTATTTAAATGTATGGGAGGAGAGAAATTTGTAGGAAAAAGTGTTGGACAAGCTTAAGATCCAAACTGTTAATGTTATGAATCACTCTCTAaaaatcatctttgcaaaaattcattaaaatatgaGATCATTTGGTCATCAAActaggatttggatcctcttttTAATCCCTTCCCCTGGATCTTCGAGATCCTCTAATCCGGAGCATTCAAAACACAATGAACAGTTAAAATCAAgtcggaaaaaaaaatatctgtCATAGTGTATTGAAAGCTTAGGATTAGAGGATTCCGAGGATCCCAATCCATCAAACTATACAAAAACAAATTGACGAATTTGTTAAATACATTATAAATCGTCTATCTATTATTATAATTGATTGATTAAAcgacttttgttttaattaaatttttataaaaataatttttacatactaatttataatataaacaattGTGATAAACGGGAAAGCCAGCTGCAGCGTGAAGTAACTAATTATAACCAAAGAGGTAAATGCACCGACCTAAATCTGCAGTCACAGCATTGAATCCATTGGAAAGGATGTAGACTGTATGGACCATGGTGGAGAATGGATTTGGATTTTAATCACGGGATGGAACAACTCGGAATTAACTGGTACCAAATTTGTTCACACATTTGGGTGGGTCATTAATTTAGCCTTTTATAGCTCACTGTAGCAGCAGCGTACGGTCCCTGACCTTTCCTCTTCGGCTTCCATTTGCATGATTCCCCT carries:
- the LOC103446369 gene encoding serine/threonine-protein kinase-like protein ACR4, whose amino-acid sequence is MMNHSKHVAYLIIISLLCTSTVILGAVLTLILLCKKKPVQTQETPPPTKPSAQVYPLTNIDVATDGFNHRRIVGEGRFGTVYAAIFEKGQIAAVKRIHSRHVLSNAGFGFSRILRSISLAQHPNIVPIIGYSEGPGERIIVMEFVGMVCLDYYLHQNSDGASLDWNHRLKIAAGAAKGLEYLHEGVAPNIIHGCVKASNILIDVNFCARLCDYGLSFLAPQEKRGLLGHVDDEYWDGGLGGGGGACKESDVYGFGVVLLELLSGRLCDEGRLVNWSLPLIKEKRFSEFLDPRLAIPSEILPLVRLAKVATACVGNSRKSRPSIGQVATILSSLEMD